One region of Choristoneura fumiferana chromosome 3, NRCan_CFum_1, whole genome shotgun sequence genomic DNA includes:
- the LOC141426739 gene encoding growth hormone-inducible transmembrane protein-like: MLSRMCVGRSVVNITHTLQSPIPQKFVPRNYVIRNYARETRTRVASRSQPTLRERLMAPAGPNAYSLGKGALAGASAVGLGALCYYGSGVKPGTLQEAHLWPQYVKDRIKTTYGYIAGSLIITAGSAVAVFRTPALLNLVARNGWMSILVTMGLMIGSGMVVRGMEYRPGFGAKQLAWMVHTGIMGAVIAPMCFLGGPILLRAAWYTAGVVGGLSTIAICAPSGEFLNMRAPLAMGLGVVFAASLAGMFLPPTSALGAGLYSLSLYGGLIVFGGFLLYDTQAIVKRAETHPAYAMQPYDPINSAVSVYMDVINIFIRIAMILAGGGGNKRK, translated from the exons ATGTTGTCACGGATGTGTGTTGGTCGCTCCGTAGTTAATATAACACATACTCTACAATCACCGATTCCTCAAAAATTTGTGCCCAGGAATTATGTTATCAGAAATTATGCTCGCGAGACTCGGACGCGGGTTGCGTCCAGATCACAACCTACACTCAGGGAAAGGTTAATGGCCCCAGCAGGACCTAACG cttACAGCCTAGGAAAAGGAGCATTAGCCGGAGCATCTGCTGTTGGTTTGGGTGCTTTATGTTATTATGGCTCTGGTGTCAAACCTGGCACACTGCAGGAGGCACA CCTTTGGCCTCAGTATGTAAAGGATCGCATCAAGACAACTTATGGATACATTGCTGGCTCACTTATTATAACGGCTGGGAGTGCAGTTGCTGTGTTTAGAACACCTGCACTGTTGAATTTGGTTGCTAGAAATGGATGGATG TCAATACTGGTCACCATGGGTCTCATGATTGGCTCTGGTATGGTGGTACGTGGGATGGAATACAGACCTGGCTTTGGTGCCAAACAGCTGGCATGGATGGTACACACTGGCATCATGGGAGCAGTGATTGCACCAATGTGCTTCCTTGGTGGGCCCATACTGTTGCGAGCTGCATG GTACACAGCTGGAGTTGTTGGAGGTCTGAGCACGATTGCGATCTGCGCGCCGTCGGGCGAGTTCCTGAACATGCGTGCGCCGCTCGCGATGGGCTTGGGGGTCGTGTTCGCCGCCTCGCTCGCCGGCATGTTCCTGCCGCCCACGTCGGCACTCGGCGCCG GTCTATACTCACTGAGCCTGTACGGCGGGCTGATAGTTTTCGGCGGGTTCCTGCTGTATGACACGCAAGCTATCGTCAAGCGCGCGGAGACGCACCCCGCGTATGCCATGCAACCCTACGACCCCATCAACTC GGCTGTTTCTGTGTACATGGACGTCATAAACATCTTTATACGCATCGCTATGATACTGGCGGGAGGCGGCGGCAACAAGAGAAAGTAA
- the Noc2 gene encoding nucleolar complex protein 2: protein MKKVKSKKPAKSLEIQSSDSEAELDPETHKKSLEKLKEVDPDFHHFLEENDENLLNFEADSDEEASDPEEDDAVHTPGPLQADSDESDFEEEVTLKGKITLKMVSEWQEELQSEKKIKITTLSSVIKAFNAAMLRATSSDGTSKGEYKVEGSSVFNAVIQMCVLYLPGAIKKYLGMEQSGKDPQKCKHFVKIKASLVAYLNDLLKLLSGVTSENILTVLLKHLHQMSIYVACFGRISKLALKKLITLWSSSEETVRVLAFLCILRITRNQQAVLLDLVLKAMYMTYVKNCKFVSPSTWPGINFMRRSLVEMFTLDLNVSYQHVFLYIRQLAIHLRNAIVVQKVENRQAVYNWQFVNSLHLWSDLLGATANKPQLQPLIYPLVMVITNTIKLVPTHQYYPVRFHCVEMLIHLSKESNTFIPILPFLLEVLTSYDFNKKHKKVSMKPLDFSCILRLAKSQLMENGFKDAVIDRIYALLLEYMANQSHSIAFPDTSLLAIIQMRQFLKNCSVSNYTKKMRQLLEKIEENSKFIERERSKISFSLSESKVVAAWETQISTAGTPLQTFFENWSKINRIQKRKKVTKNDEIAGELPMIKRKKISEDAANTVKAENKEPLVLFPSDSEDEKDNFIMEEDDQPKPKKKLKKKKDLKLKKNKKIAADAVDDVADKGDVVQDLSVNDWK, encoded by the exons ATGAAGAAAGTAAAGTCAAAAAAGCCGGCAAAATCTCTAGAGATCCAGTCATCAG ACTCTGAGGCGGAATTGGATCCAGAGACGCATAAGAAGTCTCTAGAAAAACTAAAGGAGGTAGATCCAGATTTCCATCATTTTCTGGAGGAGAATGACGAAAACCTCCTAAATTTCGAAGCGGATTCCGACGAGGAGGCGTCGGACCCAGAGGAAGATGATGCGGTGCACACGCCTGGCCCGCTGCAGGCTGACAGCGACGAGAGTGACTTTGAG gaAGAAGTCACACTCAAAGGGAAAATCACACTTAAAATGGTTTCAGAGTGGCAAGAAGAGTTGCAAAGTGAAAAGAAGATAAAGATTACAACACTGAGTTCTGTAATCAAAGCCTTTAATGCAGCTATGCTGAGAGCAACAAGTAGCGATGGCACTTCTAAGGGTGAATACAAAGTAGAAG GCTCCTCCGTATTCAATGCTGTAATCCAAATGTGTGTGCTGTATCTACCTGgggctataaaaaaatatcttggcATGGAGCAGTCAGGCAAAGATCCACAAAAATGCAaacattttgtcaaaattaaagcTTCTTTGGTAGCTTActtaaatgatttattgaagCTTCTAAGTGGAGTCACATCAGAGAACATTCTGACGGTActtttaaaacatttacatCAGATGTCTATTTATGTGGCTTGTTTCGGCAGAATATCTAAACTGGCACTGAAAAAGCTGATCACTCTGTGGAGCTCCAGTGAAGAGACAGTGAGAGTGCTGGCCTTCCTTTGCATTCTCAGGATAACAAGGAACCAGCAGGCTGTCTTGCTGGACCTTGTCCTCAAAGCTATGTACATGACCTATGTGAAGAATTGTAAATTTGTGAGCCCATCCACATGGCCAGGGATAAATTTTATGAGAAGGTCTCTGGTAGAAATGTTTACATTAGACTTGAATGTATCGTACCAGCATGTATTCCTCTACATAAGACAATTGGCTATTCATCTGAGAAATGCTATAGTTGTGCAGAAAGTGGAGAACAGACAAGCTGTGTACAACTGGCAGTTTGTAAACTCATTGCACTTGTGGTCAGACCTGTTGGGAGCCACAGCCAACAAGCCACAGCTGCAGCCACTGATCTATCCACTAGTAATGGTCATTACAAACACCATCAAGCTTGTACCAACCCATCAATACTATCCTGTGAGATTCCACTGTGTTGAGATGTTGATTCATCTGTCAAAAGAATCAAATACCTTTATACCAATCTTACCATTTCTCCTAGAG GTATTAACATCTTATGACTTTAACAAGAAACACAAGAAAGTCTCGATGAAGCCACTAGACTTCTCTTGCATCCTCAGGCTGGCCAAATCCCAGTTAATGGAGAATGGATTTAAGGATGCTGTCATAGACAGGATATATGCACTGCTGTTAGAATATATGGCAAATCAATCTCATTCCATTGCTTTCCCAGATACTTCACTACTTGCAATCATTCAG ATGAGACAGTTCCTGAAAAATTGTTCCGTCTCTAACTATACAAAAAAGATGCGTCAGTTACTAGAAAAGATAGAAGAGAATAGCAAATTTATTGAACGCGAAAGGTCAAAGATCAGTTTTTCTCTGAGTGAGAGTAAGGTAGTGGCAGCCTGGGAAACCCAAATCAGCACTGCAGGAACACCACTGCAAACATTCTTCGAAAACTGGAGCAAGATCAACAGGATACAGAAGAGAAAGAAGGTCACCAAGAATGATGAAATAGCTGGGGAGTTGCCAatgataaaaagaaagaaaatttcgGAAGACGCAGCTAACACTGTTAAAGCAGAAAATAAGGAACCTTTGGTTCTTTTCCCATCAGACAGTGAAGACGAAAAGGATAACTTTATTATGGAAGAAGATGACCAACCGAAGCCCAAAAAGAAGTTGAAGAAGAAAAAGGACCTCAAATTGAAGAAGAATAAGAAAATCGCTGCAGACGCCGTAGACGATGTGGCGGACAAAGGCGATGTTGTGCAAGATTTGAGTGTCAATGACTG GAAGTAA